A window of Sphingomonas adhaesiva contains these coding sequences:
- the gspD gene encoding type II secretion system secretin GspD — protein sequence MRSLTPAILLVPALFGAAAAPVAAQTTLNVRDADIRAFIADAAKVTGRTFIIDNRVQGKVTVVTDRPLSRSEYLEVFLSTLRANALVAVPTANGAFRVQPIDNAAQQPGRVGVAGAARNQLVTEIVRLRSIDAAQALDTVRPLVSAQGSVTANRGGNSLVVVDFADNVRRVREVIRRIDADTAATRIIALKNARAQEVATALQGLIGGNAGAGAAGGTGGVSAVAIESSNAVALRGDPQTVARLAAVARDLDQSARNATEIKVVFLENADANQLLPVLQQLVGQAPDAVQEQGLTRTGLTSSTGATGTGATPQPITRAPAASAPVQQGSQPQQAAITGQGGRTAAVVTRYAGANAIVIAAPGDVQRQLSDVIRQLDQRRQQVLVEAIVAEVSDSTVNRLGAQFILGNLDGGAFAASTFSNSAPNILQIAGAIGAQSLGSTRTVVTAADGTRTETTTNNSASNTLTQSAINSIIGSTGGFGGFGGQIGQTVFGAIINAVKSDTQSNLLQVPQIMTIDNQEAHTLVGQEIPITTGEALSGNFDNAFRTTQRQNVGIGLDVRPQVNSSGTIKLNLHLEVSSIAGPVSNDNSDLILNKREVETVLTVDDGAIGVIGGLLSDEERRTIEKIPLLGDIPVLGNLFRSRAKSRAKTNLMIFIRPTVIRSAADNRRVTEQRYGYLRLQQGQQDPLGEPSIDTLVRDYMGTTPPLPPAGQPGSIEDLRIGVPVYRNSVVTIPGKRK from the coding sequence ATGCGCTCGCTGACCCCCGCCATTCTTCTCGTCCCGGCGTTGTTCGGGGCTGCGGCGGCTCCCGTCGCGGCGCAGACCACGCTCAACGTGCGCGACGCCGATATCCGCGCCTTCATCGCCGATGCGGCGAAGGTGACGGGGCGCACCTTCATCATCGACAATCGCGTCCAGGGGAAGGTAACCGTCGTCACCGACCGCCCGCTGTCGCGCTCCGAATATCTGGAGGTGTTCCTCTCCACGCTGCGCGCCAATGCGCTGGTCGCGGTGCCGACCGCCAACGGCGCGTTCCGCGTCCAGCCGATCGACAATGCCGCGCAGCAGCCCGGCCGCGTCGGGGTGGCGGGGGCGGCGCGCAACCAGCTGGTGACGGAGATCGTGCGGCTGCGCTCGATCGACGCGGCCCAGGCGCTCGACACCGTCCGCCCGCTGGTGAGCGCGCAAGGGTCCGTCACCGCCAATCGCGGCGGAAACAGCCTGGTGGTGGTCGACTTCGCCGACAACGTCCGCCGCGTTCGCGAGGTGATCCGGCGGATCGACGCGGATACCGCCGCCACCCGCATCATCGCGCTGAAGAACGCGCGCGCGCAGGAGGTGGCGACCGCGCTGCAAGGGCTGATCGGCGGCAATGCCGGCGCGGGCGCGGCCGGGGGCACGGGCGGCGTCTCCGCGGTGGCGATCGAGAGCAGCAATGCGGTCGCGCTGCGCGGCGATCCGCAGACGGTCGCGCGCCTCGCCGCGGTCGCGCGCGATCTGGACCAGAGCGCGCGCAACGCGACCGAGATCAAGGTCGTGTTCCTGGAGAATGCCGACGCCAACCAGCTGCTGCCGGTGCTGCAACAGCTGGTGGGGCAGGCGCCCGATGCGGTGCAGGAGCAGGGGCTGACGCGCACCGGGCTGACGTCCAGCACCGGCGCGACCGGCACGGGGGCCACGCCGCAGCCGATCACGCGCGCGCCGGCCGCCAGCGCGCCGGTGCAGCAGGGCAGCCAGCCGCAGCAGGCCGCGATCACCGGGCAGGGCGGGCGCACCGCCGCGGTCGTCACCCGCTATGCCGGCGCCAACGCGATCGTCATCGCCGCGCCCGGCGACGTGCAGCGCCAGTTGTCGGACGTGATCCGCCAGCTCGACCAGCGCCGCCAGCAGGTGCTGGTGGAGGCGATCGTCGCGGAGGTGTCCGACAGCACAGTCAACCGGCTGGGCGCGCAGTTCATCCTGGGCAATCTGGACGGCGGCGCGTTCGCGGCGTCGACGTTCAGCAATTCCGCGCCCAACATCCTCCAGATCGCGGGCGCGATCGGGGCGCAGAGCCTGGGCAGCACGCGCACCGTGGTGACCGCGGCGGACGGGACCCGGACGGAGACGACGACCAACAATTCGGCGTCGAACACGCTGACGCAATCGGCGATAAATTCGATCATCGGCTCGACCGGCGGGTTCGGCGGCTTCGGCGGGCAGATCGGCCAGACCGTGTTCGGCGCGATCATCAATGCGGTGAAGAGCGATACGCAGTCCAACCTGCTGCAGGTCCCGCAGATCATGACGATCGACAACCAGGAAGCGCACACGCTGGTCGGTCAGGAGATCCCGATCACCACCGGCGAGGCGCTGTCGGGCAATTTCGACAACGCCTTCCGCACGACGCAGCGGCAGAATGTCGGCATCGGGCTGGACGTGCGGCCGCAGGTCAATTCCTCCGGCACGATCAAGCTGAACCTGCATCTGGAGGTCAGCTCGATCGCGGGGCCGGTGTCGAACGACAATTCCGACCTGATCCTCAACAAGCGCGAGGTGGAGACGGTGCTGACCGTCGACGACGGCGCGATCGGGGTGATCGGCGGGCTGCTGAGCGACGAGGAGCGCCGCACGATCGAGAAGATCCCGCTGCTGGGCGACATCCCGGTGCTGGGCAACCTGTTCCGGAGCCGCGCGAAGAGCCGGGCGAAGACCAACCTGATGATCTTCATCCGCCCGACCGTGATCCGCAGCGCCGCCGACAATCGCCGCGTGACCGAGCAGCGCTATGGCTACCTCCGCCTCCAGCAGGGGCAGCAGGACCCGCTCGGCGAGCCCTCGATCGACACGCTGGTGCGCGATTACATGGGTACCACCCCGCCGCTGCCCCCGGCGGGTCAGCCCGGCAGCATCGAGGATCTGCGCATCGGCGTGCCGGTCTATCGCAACTCGGTCGTGACGATCCCGGGGAAGCGGAAATGA
- the gspE gene encoding type II secretion system ATPase GspE produces the protein MIVRTGADVEAAQEATSGPTAAIPIVVPPVQLPYAFARKFGVVLDGAGSDLRVALREGSDPRALIEVRRVLGRAFDVAVVEPPAFDRLLSDHYAMDGQATAAAAVGMGDELDLLAEGLPTAEDLLDTADDAPAIRLINGVIADAARNGVSDIHIEPYETGLVVRMRIDGVLRETLRMPPHVAPVVVSRIKVMARLDIAERRVPQDGRMGLTLGGKLLDVRVSTLPSRAGERVVLRILDKENAGIDLDALGMSPAMYALLREAIAEPNGIVLVTGPTGSGKTTTLYAALRLLNDGSRNILTVEDPVEYAVEGVGQTQVNPKVGLTFAAGLRAILRQDPDVVMIGEIRDRETAEIAVQASLTGHLVLSTVHTNDAVGAITRMRDMKVEPFLLASTLRGVIAQRLVRRLCQHCARPVAASATVAPLLGIDPNATVHEAVGCEQCNRTGFRGRIGVYEAVRVDATVRRLINEGGDEDAIARHTFANNDTLATAARRLVEAGVTTAEEAVRVSRSENADVAQEVMGDG, from the coding sequence ATGATCGTGCGCACCGGCGCGGACGTGGAGGCGGCGCAGGAAGCGACGTCTGGGCCGACCGCGGCAATTCCCATTGTCGTGCCGCCGGTGCAGCTGCCCTATGCCTTCGCGCGCAAGTTCGGCGTGGTGCTGGACGGCGCCGGATCCGACCTGCGCGTCGCGCTGCGCGAGGGGAGCGATCCGCGCGCGCTGATCGAGGTGCGCCGCGTGCTGGGGCGCGCGTTCGATGTGGCGGTGGTGGAGCCGCCCGCATTCGACCGGCTGCTGAGCGACCATTATGCGATGGACGGGCAGGCGACCGCCGCCGCCGCGGTCGGGATGGGGGATGAGCTGGACCTGCTGGCGGAGGGGCTGCCGACCGCGGAGGACCTGCTCGACACCGCCGACGACGCGCCTGCGATCCGCCTCATCAACGGCGTCATCGCGGATGCGGCGCGCAACGGCGTGTCGGACATCCATATCGAGCCTTATGAGACGGGCCTCGTCGTGCGGATGCGGATCGACGGCGTCCTGCGCGAGACGCTGCGGATGCCGCCGCATGTCGCGCCCGTCGTGGTCAGCCGCATCAAGGTGATGGCCAGGCTGGACATCGCCGAGCGGCGCGTGCCGCAGGACGGGCGCATGGGGCTGACGCTGGGGGGCAAATTGCTCGACGTGCGCGTGTCCACCTTGCCCAGCCGTGCGGGCGAGCGGGTGGTGCTGCGTATCCTCGACAAGGAGAATGCGGGCATCGACCTCGACGCGCTGGGCATGTCGCCGGCGATGTACGCGCTGCTGCGCGAGGCGATCGCGGAGCCCAACGGCATCGTTTTGGTGACGGGGCCGACCGGCAGCGGCAAGACGACGACGCTCTATGCCGCGCTGCGGCTGCTGAACGACGGCAGCCGCAACATCCTGACGGTCGAGGACCCGGTCGAATATGCGGTCGAGGGCGTGGGGCAGACGCAGGTCAATCCGAAGGTCGGGCTGACCTTCGCCGCCGGGCTGCGCGCGATCCTGCGGCAGGACCCCGACGTGGTGATGATCGGCGAGATCCGCGACCGCGAAACCGCGGAGATCGCGGTGCAGGCGTCGCTGACCGGGCATCTGGTGCTGTCGACGGTCCACACCAACGACGCGGTCGGTGCGATCACGCGGATGCGCGATATGAAGGTGGAGCCGTTCCTGCTCGCCAGCACGCTGCGGGGCGTCATCGCGCAGCGGCTGGTGCGACGTTTGTGCCAACATTGCGCACGTCCGGTGGCAGCATCCGCGACGGTCGCGCCGCTGCTCGGCATCGATCCGAACGCGACCGTGCACGAGGCGGTCGGGTGCGAGCAGTGCAACCGGACCGGCTTCCGCGGCCGGATCGGCGTGTACGAGGCGGTCCGCGTCGACGCGACCGTCCGCCGCCTCATCAACGAGGGCGGCGACGAAGATGCCATCGCGCGTCACACCTTCGCCAACAACGACACCCTGGCCACCGCCGCGCGGCGGCTGGTCGAGGCGGGCGTGACCACCGCCGAGGAAGCGGTGCGGGTGAGCCGCAGCGAGAATGCGGACGTCGCGCAGGAGGTGATGGGGGATGGGTGA
- the gspF gene encoding type II secretion system inner membrane protein GspF, translated as MPDFDYLAIDTRGQETRGHVAAATVEAARAALDRRRLYVVRIEPGAAPAARGRPLFGLDIARTRMSGKQLTLFTRQLATLNRVSPLEESLRTITRQTEQEGVRAIVQTVHAGVVEGRRLADAMAREAKSFPPLYRAMVAAGESSGSLPEIMERLSTLLERQAEIRGKLLTAMAYPAVLATVAMGVVIALMAFVVPQVVEQFDTVGQELPLLTRLVIGLSDLLVSWWWLILLVIAGTGFAAWAALRQPPVRLAFDTWLLRVPLLGRLLRDLHAARMARTLSTMVASRLPLLEGLTLTGSTIHNRRLKLASDEITESIRGGGSLSSAMRRAGVFPPLLVYLAASGEAAGRLDEMLERAADYLEREFDRFTATALSLLEPFIIVVMGAIVATIVLSILLPILQLNTLAGQ; from the coding sequence ATGCCTGACTTCGACTATCTCGCGATCGACACGCGCGGGCAGGAGACGCGCGGGCATGTCGCCGCGGCCACCGTCGAGGCGGCGCGCGCGGCGCTCGACCGGCGGCGGCTGTATGTCGTGCGGATCGAGCCCGGTGCGGCCCCTGCCGCGCGCGGGCGGCCGTTGTTCGGGCTGGATATCGCGCGCACCCGGATGTCGGGGAAGCAGCTGACGCTCTTCACGCGCCAGCTCGCGACGCTCAACCGCGTGTCGCCGCTGGAGGAGAGCCTGCGCACGATCACCCGCCAGACCGAGCAGGAGGGGGTGCGCGCGATCGTCCAGACCGTCCATGCCGGGGTGGTCGAGGGGCGGCGACTGGCGGACGCGATGGCGCGCGAGGCGAAGAGCTTCCCGCCGCTCTACCGCGCGATGGTAGCCGCGGGCGAGAGCTCGGGCTCGTTGCCGGAGATCATGGAGCGGCTGTCGACGCTGCTGGAGCGGCAGGCGGAAATCCGCGGCAAGCTGTTGACCGCGATGGCCTATCCAGCGGTGCTGGCGACGGTGGCGATGGGCGTGGTGATCGCGCTGATGGCGTTCGTGGTGCCGCAGGTGGTCGAGCAGTTCGATACCGTGGGGCAGGAATTGCCATTGCTCACGCGGTTGGTGATCGGGCTGTCGGACCTGCTGGTCAGCTGGTGGTGGCTGATCCTGCTGGTGATCGCGGGCACCGGGTTCGCCGCGTGGGCGGCGCTGCGCCAGCCGCCGGTGCGGCTCGCGTTCGATACCTGGCTGTTGCGCGTGCCCTTGCTGGGGCGGCTGCTGCGCGACCTGCATGCGGCGCGGATGGCGCGCACGCTGTCGACGATGGTCGCCAGCCGCCTGCCGCTGCTGGAGGGGCTGACGCTGACCGGCAGCACGATCCACAACCGTCGTCTGAAGCTCGCATCCGACGAGATCACCGAATCGATCCGCGGCGGCGGCAGCCTGTCGTCCGCGATGCGGCGCGCGGGCGTGTTCCCGCCGCTGCTGGTCTATCTGGCCGCCAGCGGCGAGGCGGCGGGGCGGCTGGACGAGATGCTGGAGCGTGCCGCCGACTATCTGGAGCGCGAGTTCGACCGCTTCACCGCCACCGCGCTGTCGCTGCTGGAGCCGTTCATCATCGTGGTGATGGGCGCCATCGTGGCGACGATCGTGCTATCCATCCTGCTTCCCATCCTCCAGCTCAACACGTTGGCAGGGCAATAG
- the gspG gene encoding type II secretion system major pseudopilin GspG: protein MRTETKRRKKRNGFTLVELMVVIVIIGLLATIVALNVLPSGDTARVQKAKADIATIEQGLELYRLQMGTYPTTQQGLAALVSPPAGADAARYQAGGYVKRLPKDPWGRDYLYASPGQHGQADVWTLGADGKDGGDGIDADIGSWQ, encoded by the coding sequence ATGCGGACCGAGACGAAAAGGCGGAAGAAGCGCAACGGCTTCACCCTGGTCGAGCTGATGGTGGTGATCGTCATCATCGGCCTGTTGGCGACGATCGTCGCGCTCAACGTGCTGCCGTCGGGCGACACCGCGCGGGTGCAGAAGGCGAAGGCCGACATTGCGACGATCGAGCAGGGGCTGGAGCTCTACCGGCTGCAGATGGGCACCTATCCGACGACGCAGCAGGGGCTGGCGGCGCTGGTCTCCCCGCCTGCGGGCGCCGACGCGGCGCGCTACCAGGCGGGCGGCTACGTCAAGCGGCTGCCCAAGGATCCGTGGGGGCGCGACTATCTCTACGCCTCGCCGGGGCAGCACGGGCAGGCCGACGTCTGGACGCTGGGCGCGGACGGCAAGGACGGCGGCGACGGGATCGATGCCGATATCGGGTCGTGGCAGTGA
- a CDS encoding GspH/FimT family pseudopilin has product MRGPASAPSCERSGTPARGRGDGKEAGFTLIELMVVITVIGLASAAAVLAMPDSRGRLMDEATRFAARTRAAHDSAIIEARPVSLWITPTGYGFERWRGGQWAPIVEGGLRVERWGNGTSAGNGLVRERVTFDATGLADRPITVTLRREGARADVEIAADGSVRVAG; this is encoded by the coding sequence ATCCGGGGTCCCGCTTCCGCGCCGTCGTGCGAAAGAAGCGGGACCCCGGCTCGAGGCCGGGGCGACGGGAAGGAGGCGGGCTTCACCCTCATCGAACTGATGGTGGTCATCACCGTCATCGGGCTCGCCTCAGCGGCGGCGGTGCTGGCGATGCCGGATTCGCGCGGGCGATTGATGGACGAGGCGACACGCTTCGCCGCGCGCACCCGCGCTGCGCACGACAGCGCGATCATCGAGGCGCGCCCGGTCAGCCTGTGGATCACCCCGACCGGCTATGGCTTCGAACGGTGGCGCGGCGGGCAATGGGCACCGATCGTGGAGGGCGGGTTGAGGGTCGAGCGCTGGGGCAACGGTACCTCCGCCGGCAACGGACTGGTCCGCGAACGGGTGACGTTCGACGCCACCGGGCTGGCCGACCGGCCGATCACGGTGACGCTACGCCGCGAGGGCGCGCGCGCCGACGTGGAGATCGCTGCGGATGGAAGCGTCCGTGTCGCGGGGTGA
- the gspI gene encoding type II secretion system minor pseudopilin GspI, whose product MSRGDGMVRSAPRRRHSNGFTLIEIMVALAVFSLAALALIRLEGQTIRSTGILSATLLAQTVARNVAIEAVTEAQPPLRGRATGVEQNGGRAWTWTRNVSAIGDGDVMRIDVAVAGADGAVLGRMTMVRPPADPTLATAS is encoded by the coding sequence GTGTCGCGGGGTGACGGGATGGTGCGCTCCGCCCCCAGGCGCCGCCACAGCAACGGCTTCACGCTGATCGAGATCATGGTGGCGCTGGCGGTATTCAGCCTCGCGGCGCTGGCGCTGATCCGGCTGGAGGGGCAGACGATCCGCTCCACCGGCATATTGTCCGCCACGCTGCTGGCACAGACGGTCGCGCGCAACGTCGCGATCGAGGCGGTGACCGAGGCGCAGCCGCCGCTGCGCGGACGCGCCACGGGGGTGGAGCAGAACGGCGGGCGCGCCTGGACGTGGACGCGCAACGTGAGCGCGATCGGCGACGGCGATGTGATGCGTATCGATGTCGCGGTTGCGGGGGCGGACGGCGCGGTGCTGGGGCGGATGACGATGGTTCGACCGCCCGCCGACCCGACGCTGGCGACCGCATCGTGA
- the gspJ gene encoding type II secretion system minor pseudopilin GspJ, protein MRRANGFTLVEVMIALMIFGMIAAAGVALLSFSVKAQGATAVALDDTGALNRLSSILTADLAQAQDRPTRDVRGVRLPAFSGDAMATPMLRLVRAGWSNPDAAPRATLQKVEYRLNAGALERVAYPALDGAPSLPPAVLLERVRGVRWRFRFAGAWSDTWNGNPRAALPQAAEMVVTRADGTTLRLLFLVGTGAVRLRAIPTAAPTAGPTNAPA, encoded by the coding sequence GTGAGGCGCGCCAACGGCTTCACCCTCGTCGAGGTCATGATCGCGCTGATGATCTTCGGCATGATCGCGGCGGCCGGGGTGGCGCTGCTGTCGTTCAGCGTCAAGGCGCAGGGGGCGACCGCGGTGGCGCTGGACGATACCGGCGCGCTCAACCGGCTGTCGTCGATCCTGACCGCCGATCTGGCGCAGGCGCAGGACCGGCCGACGCGCGACGTGCGCGGCGTCCGTCTGCCCGCGTTCAGCGGCGATGCGATGGCGACGCCGATGCTGCGGCTGGTGCGCGCCGGCTGGAGCAACCCCGATGCGGCCCCGCGCGCGACATTGCAGAAGGTGGAGTATCGCCTGAACGCCGGGGCGCTGGAGCGGGTGGCCTATCCCGCGCTCGACGGGGCGCCGTCATTGCCGCCCGCGGTGCTGCTGGAGCGCGTACGGGGGGTGCGCTGGCGCTTCCGCTTCGCGGGTGCGTGGAGCGATACGTGGAATGGCAACCCGCGCGCCGCGCTGCCGCAGGCCGCGGAGATGGTCGTGACGCGCGCGGACGGCACCACGCTGCGTCTGCTGTTCCTGGTCGGTACCGGCGCGGTGCGCCTGCGCGCGATCCCCACCGCCGCACCGACCGCGGGACCGACGAATGCGCCCGCCTGA
- the gspK gene encoding type II secretion system minor pseudopilin GspK: MRPPDRERGAALLTVLLLVAVIAVMAATALERLRLSTRLTANAVALDGARGYAYAAETLATTRVTALLRQATDRVTLDGGWSGRPFGLPIPGGTAVARVVDGGNCLNLNALVARNPDGTSIANPLAVAQFARLLRLLRVPGAENIAAATADWIDSDDVALPGGAEDESYRGYRTAGTAMADPSELRAVRGVTAEAYRAIRPWVCTLPTADRSVININTLLPEQAVLLAMLLPDAAGTAQAEALIRRRPPGGYGSVDPFWNQLSLAGGGTPAMDARAQTGVTSRWFALAVDVTSGDAELHEQALIDARSLPVRVVSRQWGDAP; encoded by the coding sequence ATGCGCCCGCCTGATCGTGAGCGCGGGGCCGCGTTGCTGACCGTCCTGCTGCTCGTCGCGGTCATCGCGGTGATGGCGGCGACCGCGCTGGAGCGGCTGCGGCTGTCCACGCGGCTGACGGCGAATGCGGTCGCGCTGGATGGCGCACGCGGCTATGCCTATGCCGCGGAGACGCTGGCGACGACGCGCGTGACCGCGCTGCTGCGCCAGGCGACGGACCGCGTGACGCTGGACGGTGGATGGAGCGGACGGCCGTTCGGGCTGCCGATCCCCGGAGGCACCGCGGTGGCGCGCGTGGTCGACGGCGGCAATTGCCTGAACCTCAACGCGCTGGTCGCGCGCAACCCGGACGGGACGTCGATCGCCAACCCGCTGGCGGTGGCGCAGTTCGCGCGACTGCTGCGGTTGCTGCGCGTACCGGGCGCTGAGAATATCGCTGCGGCCACCGCGGACTGGATCGACAGCGACGACGTCGCGCTGCCCGGCGGGGCGGAGGACGAGAGCTATCGCGGGTATCGCACCGCCGGCACCGCGATGGCCGACCCCAGCGAATTGCGCGCGGTGCGCGGCGTCACCGCGGAGGCGTATCGCGCGATACGGCCATGGGTCTGCACGCTGCCGACCGCGGACCGCTCCGTCATCAATATCAACACGCTGCTGCCCGAACAGGCGGTGTTGCTCGCGATGCTGCTGCCCGATGCGGCGGGGACGGCGCAGGCGGAGGCGCTGATCCGCCGCCGCCCGCCCGGCGGTTATGGCAGCGTCGATCCGTTCTGGAACCAGCTGTCGCTGGCGGGCGGCGGGACGCCCGCGATGGATGCGCGCGCACAGACCGGGGTGACGTCGCGCTGGTTCGCATTGGCGGTGGATGTGACCAGCGGCGACGCCGAATTGCACGAACAGGCATTGATCGACGCGAGGAGTCTTCCCGTCCGCGTCGTGTCGCGGCAATGGGGGGATGCGCCATGA
- the gspL gene encoding type II secretion system protein GspL encodes MTAATVLFLPPDDSLPWRWWRIEGERVADEGEGAPVAEADRAVIAVAPADAVTLHWAALPARSTAQASAAARIVVSDATAEPAHDLHVAVGEERDGERAIAVVAPARMAAWLAALAERGIDPAAVVPAPLLLPVPEEGYVRADLAGQSVARGRTTGWADEARLTDLVTAGEAPVSLERSVVQAAAIAAAAAPVVDLRQGPFARRRRRAIDWALVRRLAVLAGLILLATLAIDVVRVMRYSFGADAIEARADVIARQGLPRGAPKGGDPARLLADRLARLRGPGQGFTRTAAAVYQAVEAVPEGEVTALRFEPDGSLKVSLLLPGEVQANAVKGRLEAAGFRVDASVFQQINGRLAGDMTVRP; translated from the coding sequence ATGACAGCCGCCACGGTCCTTTTCCTGCCGCCCGACGATTCGCTGCCCTGGCGCTGGTGGCGGATCGAGGGCGAACGCGTCGCGGACGAGGGCGAGGGAGCGCCCGTGGCCGAGGCGGATCGCGCGGTGATCGCGGTCGCGCCCGCCGATGCGGTGACGCTGCACTGGGCCGCGCTGCCCGCCCGCTCCACCGCTCAGGCGAGTGCCGCGGCACGGATCGTGGTGAGCGATGCGACCGCCGAGCCCGCGCACGACCTGCATGTCGCGGTGGGCGAGGAACGCGATGGCGAGCGGGCCATCGCGGTCGTGGCACCGGCGCGGATGGCGGCGTGGCTGGCGGCGCTGGCCGAGCGCGGGATCGATCCCGCCGCGGTCGTCCCCGCGCCGCTGCTGCTGCCGGTGCCCGAGGAAGGCTATGTCCGCGCCGATCTGGCGGGGCAGAGCGTCGCGCGCGGGCGCACCACCGGCTGGGCGGACGAGGCGCGCCTGACCGATCTGGTCACCGCGGGCGAGGCGCCGGTGTCGCTGGAGCGCAGCGTGGTGCAGGCCGCGGCGATCGCGGCGGCGGCGGCGCCGGTGGTCGACCTGCGGCAGGGACCGTTCGCGCGCAGACGGCGGCGCGCGATCGACTGGGCGCTGGTACGGCGGCTGGCGGTGCTCGCCGGGCTGATCCTGCTGGCGACGCTCGCGATCGATGTGGTGCGGGTGATGCGCTATTCCTTCGGCGCGGATGCGATCGAGGCGCGCGCCGACGTGATCGCGCGCCAGGGGCTGCCGCGCGGCGCGCCGAAGGGCGGCGACCCGGCGCGGCTGCTGGCGGACCGGCTGGCGCGGCTGCGCGGGCCGGGGCAGGGGTTCACGCGCACCGCCGCCGCCGTCTATCAGGCGGTCGAGGCGGTGCCGGAGGGTGAGGTGACGGCGTTGCGGTTCGAGCCCGACGGATCGCTCAAGGTGTCGCTGCTGCTGCCGGGCGAGGTGCAGGCCAATGCGGTGAAGGGGCGGCTGGAGGCGGCGGGGTTCCGTGTCGACGCCAGCGTGTTCCAGCAGATCAACGGCCGGCTGGCCGGCGACATGACGGTGCGGCCGTGA
- the gspM gene encoding type II secretion system protein GspM, with translation MIAPLRAWFDARSLRERRLILVMVALAVVTVLWAGVIRPVRGGLSDSRERYTQAVVRLGEAEAALSQVKAIQRRQLPTPNGALVDVVRARAESAGLTLAGLDAESPERVRVSIATVRAGALTQWIAALEGEGVLVDSLTVSGAGGTAVSAQMTLTARGA, from the coding sequence GTGATCGCGCCCCTGCGCGCCTGGTTCGACGCGCGGTCGCTGCGCGAGCGGCGGCTGATCCTGGTGATGGTCGCGCTGGCGGTGGTGACGGTGCTGTGGGCGGGCGTCATCCGTCCGGTCCGCGGCGGGCTGTCCGACTCGCGTGAACGTTATACCCAGGCGGTCGTCAGGCTGGGCGAGGCGGAGGCGGCGCTGTCGCAGGTGAAGGCGATCCAGCGACGCCAATTGCCCACGCCCAACGGCGCGCTGGTCGACGTGGTGCGCGCGCGTGCCGAGTCGGCGGGGCTGACGCTGGCCGGGCTGGATGCCGAATCGCCTGAGCGCGTGCGCGTGTCGATCGCGACCGTCCGTGCCGGCGCGCTGACGCAGTGGATCGCCGCGCTGGAGGGCGAGGGGGTATTGGTCGATTCGCTGACCGTCAGCGGTGCGGGCGGGACGGCGGTCTCCGCGCAGATGACGCTGACGGCGCGGGGCGCATGA
- the gspN gene encoding type II secretion system protein N translates to MMRIRLATGRRAMFLAMFAIAVVALLPMRLALGWAGLDAQGFSAREVRGSLWSGRLVEARFGDIALGDLRAGVSPLALLIGRARIALSAPGDGLSGVVEIGRRRAAILNATGPLSPGSAFAPLPVTALDLDDVSVRFVDGACEGAEGRVRASLSGSWQGQPLPGALSGAARCDVGALLLPLSNGAGEGAALRLWPDGRYRAELTLVPTDPLIAGRLDAGGFVANGAARTLAVEGRF, encoded by the coding sequence ATGATGCGCATCCGCCTCGCCACCGGCCGCCGCGCGATGTTCCTGGCGATGTTCGCGATCGCGGTGGTCGCGCTCCTGCCGATGCGGCTGGCGCTGGGCTGGGCCGGGCTCGACGCGCAGGGCTTCTCCGCGCGCGAGGTCCGCGGCAGCCTGTGGTCCGGGCGGCTGGTGGAGGCGCGTTTCGGCGACATCGCGCTGGGCGACCTGAGGGCCGGGGTGTCGCCGTTGGCGCTGCTGATCGGGCGCGCGCGTATCGCGCTGTCCGCGCCGGGTGACGGCCTGTCGGGGGTGGTGGAGATCGGGCGCCGCCGGGCGGCGATCCTGAACGCCACCGGCCCGCTGTCACCGGGAAGCGCCTTTGCGCCGCTGCCGGTCACCGCGCTCGACCTCGACGATGTCAGCGTGCGGTTCGTCGATGGCGCGTGCGAGGGGGCGGAGGGACGCGTTCGCGCCAGCCTGTCGGGCAGCTGGCAGGGGCAACCGTTGCCGGGTGCGCTGAGCGGCGCCGCGCGGTGCGATGTCGGCGCGCTGTTGCTGCCGCTGTCCAACGGCGCGGGGGAGGGGGCGGCGCTGCGGCTGTGGCCCGATGGACGGTATCGTGCGGAGCTGACGCTGGTCCCGACCGATCCGTTGATCGCCGGACGGCTCGACGCCGGCGGCTTCGTCGCCAACGGCGCGGCGAGGACGCTGGCGGTGGAGGGGCGGTTCTAG